The Herbiconiux sp. SALV-R1 nucleotide sequence TGAGGCTCGTCTCGGCGACGTTGGTCGAGAGGATCACCCGGCGACGGATGCCCGGCGTCGAGCTGCGCTGAAACACCTTGTGCTGGTCGGCGGCACTCAGCCGCCCGTAGAGAGGGAGCACCTCGGTGTCGGCGATGCGGCCGCTCGAGGCGAGACGACCTCGGAGGGCCTCCTCCGCATCCCGAATCTCGGTCTCCCCCGAGAGGAACACGAGCACATCGCCCGGGGCCTCGCGGGCGAGCTCGTCGAGGGCGTCGCCGATCGCCTCGAGCAGGTCTTTCGGTTCGGGAGCGGAGGCGCCGGGGGCGACGGGCGCGCGGGCGGGACGGGCCGACCGGTCGCGGCGTTCATCCGTCTCGTCGGGATCGTCCGGGTCGTCGGTCGGCGCCTCGGGCGCGAGCGGGCGGTACCTGATCTCGACCGGGAAGGTGCGCCCCGAGACCTCGACGATGGGTGCTGACGTGCCCTGCGCATCCGCGAAGTGACGGGCGAAGCTCTCGGGGTCGATCGTCGCGCTCGTGATGATGACCTTGAGGTCGGGGCGACGGGGGAGCAGCTGCTTGAGGTAGCCGAGGAGGAAGTCGATGTTGAGGCTGCGCTCGTGCGCCTCGTCGATGATGATGGTGTCGTAGCGCGACAGCATCCGGTCGTGGTTCATCTCGTTGAGCAGGATGCCGTCGGTCATCAGCTTGATGCGCGTCGCCTTCGACGCGCGGTCGGTGAAGCGCACCTGGTAGCCGACGAGGCCGCCCACCTCTTGGCCGAGCTCCTCGGCGATGCGCTCGGCGATGGTGCGCGCGGCGAGACGGCGCGGCTGGGTGTGCCCGATCGACTCGCGGCCGAGCTCGAGGCAGATCTTCGGCAGCTGCGTCGTCTTGCCCGATCCGGTCTCGCCGGCGACGATCACGACCTGATGGTCGCGGATGGCGCGTGCGATCTCGTCCTTCTTCTGGCTGACCGGCAGCTCGGGAGGAAAGACGATGCGGAGGGGGGAGTCGGCAGACATGAGCCTTCCATCCTACGACGGTCGGCTCGCCTGCGACCCACCCCCTCCGCGGCGTCGTGCGCTGGGGTGCCCGGCCGGGCTAGGCGCCGAAGCCGAGCTCGTCGTCGGCGACCTGGTAACCGGGCTCGGCCGCGTCGATCGAGATGACGATGCGGTCGCCCGAGGCGATCGTGCCTCCGAAGGTGAGCGACGGGAGGGTGGTGGTGGTGTTCGTGCTGGTGAGGCTCGGGCCCTGGAAGACGAGCAGGGTGGGGCTGTCGGTCGCGACCACCCAGCCCGCGGGCAGGGAGCCGTAGCTGACCGTCACGCCACTCGGGATGACGATCGTGTAGGTGAGCACGCCCGTCTCGGAGCCTTGGGGGAGGTTGAGCGCCGAGAGGGTGCCGTCGTAGGTGCCCTCGAGGGCGCGCGGGTCGCCGTCACCGGTGAAGGTGACCTGGTTGTCACGCGCGATGGAGAGCGAGATGGTGGCGCTCGCCGAGGCGAGGGGGGTCGCGACGGCGAGGGCGATGACGGGGGCCGCCCAGGCGGCGGCGGTGGTGAACTGGCGGCGGCTGACGCCGGTCGAGGCGGCGGCGGTGCCGGCCGCGTCGGCGTCGGCGGAGGCGCCGGTCGAGGAGTTTCCGGGCATGGCTGAAGAGCGGGTCATGGGGTCTCCGATTTCGGGTCGGTAGGAGCATCCGGGTCGATGCTCCTCGGTAATTTACCCCCGGACGGGGGTCGAGCACAGGGGCGGGATGTCCACGAAACGACATGTTCGGCAGGTTCTCCGGGCGTACGGTGGAACGGTGAGCGACGTCGAGTTCGAAGAGTCCTGGAACAGCTGGCATGAAGCGAGGCTGCGCACCGTCACGGCCCCGCACGGCATCGCCGCGCTCGTGGCCACCCACTGGCTGTCGGCCGAGCCGCAGCAGCTCGAGGGGCTCGAGGGGTCGTGGCGGCTCGACGACGGGGCCATCGTCGGCGACGACTTCACCATCGACGAGGGCGGCGAGACGCTCGTCGGTGGCCTGCTGCTGCGGCACTTCCGGCGCGACGACGACGTCGCACTGCGGGTGCTCGACCCCGAGGCGGCGAGCCGCGCATCCGTCGTCGGCATCGACGCGTACCCGGCCGACGAGGCATGGGCGCTGAGGGGGCGCTTCCACCCGGCCGAGGCCGACGCCACGGTCGAGATGAACCTCGTCGACGGCTACGTCGAGAGCTCGAAGCTGGCCGGCACCATCGCGCTCGAGGTCGGCGGGCGTGAGGTCGAGCTGGTGGCCACCGGCGACGCGAGCGGGATGCTCGTGGTCTTCGGCGACACCACGAACGGAGACGAGACCTATCGGTTCCGCTTCCTGCGCCTGCGGGCCGACGCGGGCGGCGGCGAGATCGAGGTCGACTTCAACCGGGCCTTCCTGCCGCCGTGCGCGTTCGCCGACTTCTACGTCTGCCCGTTCCCGCCGCCGCAGAACCGGCTCGACGTGCCGGTGCGGGCGGGGGAGAAGGCCGTGGTGCGGCGTTCCGCCGGCGAGGGCGGCGCGGGCGCGGGCGGCGCTGTCGCGGGGAGCGCCGACGGGGGCGGCGCGGCCGCGGGAAGCGCCGTCGGGGGCGGCGCGGCCGCGGGGAGCGCCGTCGCGTGACCAACCGCCTCGCCTCCGCCATCAGTCCGTACCTGAGGTCGCACGCCGACAACCCGGTCGACTGGTGGGCGTGGGGTGAGGAGGCGTTCGCCGAGGCGCGGCGGCGCGACGTTCCGGTGCTGGTGTCGATCGGGTACTCCACCTGCCACTGGTGCCACGTCATGGCTCGCGAGAGCTTCAGCGACCCGGCGCTCGCCGCGGTGCTGAACGAGCGGTTCGTGGCCGTCAAGGTCGACCGGGAGGAGCATCCGGAGGTCGACTCGGCGTACCTCGCCGCGGCGGGAGCGTTCACGCAGAACCTCGGCTGGCCGCTCAACGTGTTCACGACGGGCGACGCGAAGGTGTTCTACGGGGGCACGTACTCGCCGCCGGTGCCGGTCGACGGGCATCCGTCGTTCCGGCAGGTGCTCGACGCGGTGTGGGAGGCGTGGACGGCGCGGCGCGGTGAGGTGGAGACGCTCGCGGGGGAGGTCGCGGCGGCGGTGGGGGCCGCGGGGGCTGCGGGGGCTTCGGGTTCTGGTGCTGCGGGTTCTGCGGGGGTGGGTGCGCTGCCCGGTGCCGACGTGCTCGCGGAGGCGGTGGGCGAGCTGCTCCAGTACGAGGACACCAGGCACGGCGGGTTCGGCGGGGCGCCGAAGTTCCCGGTGGCGCCGGTGCTGCGCTTCCTGCTCGCCTCGCCGGCACTGGGAGCGCGTGAGCTGGCGCACCGCACGCTGCGCGCGATGGCTTCATCGCCGCTGCGAGATGCCGTGGAGGGCGGCTTCTTCCGGTACTCCACCCGGCGCGACTGGAGCGACCCGCACTACGAGCGGATGCTCTACGACAACGCCCTGCTGCTCGACGTGTACACGATCGCGTGGACTCAGGATGCTTCTGCCGAGGGTCGCTGGGCTCGCGACACGGCTGCGGGGATCGCGTCGTTCCTGGTGTCGGTGCTGCAGCTGCCCGGGGGCGGCTTCGCCTCGGCGCAGGACTCCGAGAGCACCGTCGACGGGCGGCGCGTGGAGGGCGGGTACTACCTGCTCGACGCCGCGGCGCGCGCCGCGCAGACCCCGCCGGCCCTCGACGACAAGGTGCTCACCGGCTGGAACGGACTCGCCATCTCGGCCCTCGCCCGTGCCGGCCTCGCGCTCGACGATCCCTCGCTCACCACCGCCGCGCAGCACGCCGCCGACTTCCTGCTCGCCTCGCACCTGCGCGGCGACCTGCTCGTGCGCGCCTCGGTCGACGGCGTGGCCTCGGACGCCCGCGCCACCCTGGAGGACTACGGCATGCTCGCCGAGGGCCTCCTCCGCCTCGCCGCCGCCACCGGCTCCGTCCGCTACGCCGAGGCCGGCCGGATGCTCGTCGACGCCGTGCTCGGGGGTGCGGGCGGCGCGGTCGCGGGCGCGAACGATCAGGCCGGCGCCGGCGCGGATGGAGCGGTCGGCGCGAGCGCGAGTGACCCGGCGGGCGCGGATGGCGCGGACGTGCTCGGGGGAGCGCGCGGCGGGTTCCGCGTGCCCGGCGGGGGTGACCCCGTGCTGGGGGCGCGGGGGCTCGCGGTCGAGCTCGATCCGTCGGAGGGGGCCTACCCGTCGGGGCCGAGTGCGGTGTGCTCTGCGGCCCTGGTGCTGCACTCGCTCACCGGGCGGCGCGAGTATCGCGAGGCGGTCGTCGCGGCCGTGGCGCGGGTCGCTCCGCTCGCGGTCACCCGGCCCATCTCGTTCGGCACCACGCTCGAGCTGCTCACGCGGCTCGCCGCCCCCTTCGAAGAACTCGTGCTCATCGAGCCCGACACGCCTCCCGCTGCCCTGTCTGAAGAGGCTGT carries:
- a CDS encoding DUF1684 domain-containing protein, with the protein product MSDVEFEESWNSWHEARLRTVTAPHGIAALVATHWLSAEPQQLEGLEGSWRLDDGAIVGDDFTIDEGGETLVGGLLLRHFRRDDDVALRVLDPEAASRASVVGIDAYPADEAWALRGRFHPAEADATVEMNLVDGYVESSKLAGTIALEVGGREVELVATGDASGMLVVFGDTTNGDETYRFRFLRLRADAGGGEIEVDFNRAFLPPCAFADFYVCPFPPPQNRLDVPVRAGEKAVVRRSAGEGGAGAGGAVAGSADGGGAAAGSAVGGGAAAGSAVA
- a CDS encoding thioredoxin domain-containing protein → MTNRLASAISPYLRSHADNPVDWWAWGEEAFAEARRRDVPVLVSIGYSTCHWCHVMARESFSDPALAAVLNERFVAVKVDREEHPEVDSAYLAAAGAFTQNLGWPLNVFTTGDAKVFYGGTYSPPVPVDGHPSFRQVLDAVWEAWTARRGEVETLAGEVAAAVGAAGAAGASGSGAAGSAGVGALPGADVLAEAVGELLQYEDTRHGGFGGAPKFPVAPVLRFLLASPALGARELAHRTLRAMASSPLRDAVEGGFFRYSTRRDWSDPHYERMLYDNALLLDVYTIAWTQDASAEGRWARDTAAGIASFLVSVLQLPGGGFASAQDSESTVDGRRVEGGYYLLDAAARAAQTPPALDDKVLTGWNGLAISALARAGLALDDPSLTTAAQHAADFLLASHLRGDLLVRASVDGVASDARATLEDYGMLAEGLLRLAAATGSVRYAEAGRMLVDAVLGGAGGAVAGANDQAGAGADGAVGASASDPAGADGADVLGGARGGFRVPGGGDPVLGARGLAVELDPSEGAYPSGPSAVCSAALVLHSLTGRREYREAVVAAVARVAPLAVTRPISFGTTLELLTRLAAPFEELVLIEPDTPPAALSEEAVMAAEGLRAAVRMATSDLVAVATESAAAMLTSAGFELFAGRTAPAGVPTAYLCHDSVCRLPTTTASGLTVSR